From Streptomyces sp. Edi4, one genomic window encodes:
- a CDS encoding AI-2E family transporter — translation METSRHLLPEAARRIAAWCAVVLLVAGVVGVGVWLCAVFKTAVTPVLLALLGTALLGPVHRWLIRLGLRRSLAAGLTCVALVAVVGGAGYVVVSALLDTGDQILASLKQAGQWVADHFGVAGGDGVTNIADNAKKLLSKFGASAAGGVLQGLSLLGTLVATSVLALLLTFFFLKDSDRAVGLAHAIAPRGAGDTVEAMARRAFEAVEGFMRGTTLIALIDAVCITVGLLVLGVPGALGLGALVFIGAYIPYLGAFVSGAVAVLVALADRGFATALWTLGIVLAVQQLEGHILQPVIQSRTVQMHPAMIMVALTAGADVAGLVGMLLAVPVAAAAFGVLGEVRRRYSGEGGAASGRAPGAGS, via the coding sequence GTGGAGACGTCCAGGCATTTGCTGCCCGAAGCCGCCCGCCGGATCGCCGCCTGGTGCGCCGTCGTGCTGCTCGTCGCCGGGGTCGTCGGGGTGGGGGTGTGGTTGTGCGCCGTGTTCAAGACGGCCGTCACGCCCGTGCTGCTCGCCCTGCTCGGCACCGCGCTGCTCGGGCCCGTGCACCGGTGGCTGATCCGGCTCGGGTTGCGGCGCTCGCTCGCGGCCGGGCTCACCTGCGTCGCGCTGGTCGCGGTGGTCGGGGGCGCCGGGTACGTCGTGGTCAGCGCGCTCCTGGACACCGGGGACCAGATCCTCGCCTCGCTCAAGCAGGCCGGGCAGTGGGTGGCCGACCACTTCGGGGTGGCCGGCGGCGACGGCGTCACCAACATCGCGGACAACGCCAAGAAGCTGCTGTCCAAGTTCGGGGCGAGCGCGGCCGGCGGGGTGCTCCAGGGGCTCAGTCTGCTCGGCACGCTCGTCGCCACCAGCGTGCTCGCGCTCCTGCTGACCTTCTTCTTCCTCAAGGACTCCGACCGGGCCGTGGGTCTGGCCCACGCGATCGCGCCGCGCGGCGCGGGCGACACCGTCGAGGCGATGGCGCGGCGCGCCTTCGAGGCGGTCGAGGGGTTCATGCGCGGGACCACGCTCATCGCGCTCATCGACGCCGTCTGCATCACGGTCGGGCTGCTCGTCCTCGGCGTGCCCGGCGCGCTCGGGCTCGGCGCGCTGGTCTTCATCGGCGCGTACATCCCCTACCTCGGCGCCTTCGTCTCCGGCGCGGTGGCGGTGCTCGTGGCGCTCGCCGACCGGGGGTTCGCCACCGCGCTGTGGACGCTCGGCATCGTCCTCGCGGTGCAGCAGCTCGAAGGGCACATCCTGCAACCCGTCATCCAGAGCCGCACCGTGCAGATGCACCCCGCGATGATCATGGTCGCCCTCACGGCGGGCGCCGATGTGGCGGGTCTGGTCGGCATGCTGCTCGCGGTCCCGGTGGCGGCGGCCGCGTTCGGGGTGCTCGGGGAGGTGCGCCGGCGTTACTCCGGGGAAGGGGGCGCCGCGTCCGGGCGGGCGCCGGGTGCCGGCTCGTAG
- a CDS encoding SpoIIE family protein phosphatase yields MRTEDVLAAIATGLWRWDNASGTVTLDAEAARLLGLPPHDTTLTEAAARSRFHPVDWNEVDGIVHLALAEGTLAEVRLRVMDEHGHVLRTVRSRSKPMLNGTSYLLIGTIQEVAEPQPGTTAAHPSITGDWRRSREAFLLDAGRALAEARSTSEVLRVAASLSMPGFSPDGLAVFGVAGERLTIIGHHGHNPGDDGPFTDMALDTDYPAADVVRNGRAIYLPSPQEYRRRFPATWPMAQRFERQSWAFVPLIVAGRTIGAWMAAFKNPVAFTPDERSVLTTVARMLAQALARAGEAENEREFSLGLQRSMMPTLGPEIPGMTVAARYVPTGGGLQVGGDWYDMIPLPGGGSRTDCGGGRFALVIGDVQGHDVRAAGLMGQLRIALRAYASEGHSPDAVLSRASRFLYGITESYGLPEPSGDGYEDHAAHAAHADHTDYAPRFATCLYIEVDPATGTLDIARAGHPDPVIRTADGTALIRPTAGGLPLGIEADSDYPTTRLVLDPDETIMICTDGLIETGGHDMASGWTRLRPVLEKHTGDSLEQLADELVQAVHGPSSHHTTGPLVDRREDDIALLLLRRNDVSAGAGTAPPEVVRRTALTVAQAEPQQIAGARGQLRELLHDWSDDEQVDSAVLMISEMITNVLVHTDGDALLVAEARGPLGSRRLRVEVADASDELPHRRRPGELASSGRGLILMEMLADAWGVDPRGDGKSIWFELYEPAPGARPDAAPPSPE; encoded by the coding sequence ATGCGCACAGAGGACGTCCTGGCCGCGATCGCGACTGGCCTGTGGCGGTGGGACAACGCCTCCGGGACGGTCACCCTCGACGCCGAGGCCGCCCGGCTCCTCGGCCTGCCCCCGCACGACACGACCCTGACCGAGGCAGCGGCCCGCTCCCGCTTCCACCCCGTCGACTGGAACGAGGTCGACGGCATTGTGCACCTCGCCCTCGCCGAGGGCACCCTGGCCGAGGTCCGGCTGCGCGTCATGGACGAGCACGGCCATGTCCTGCGCACCGTACGCAGCCGCTCCAAGCCCATGCTCAACGGCACGAGCTACCTCCTCATCGGCACCATCCAGGAGGTCGCCGAACCCCAGCCCGGCACCACCGCCGCCCACCCCTCCATCACCGGCGACTGGCGCCGCTCACGCGAGGCCTTCCTGCTCGACGCGGGCCGCGCGCTCGCCGAGGCGCGCTCGACCTCCGAAGTGCTGCGCGTGGCCGCGTCCCTGTCCATGCCGGGCTTCTCGCCGGACGGGCTCGCGGTGTTCGGGGTGGCGGGTGAGCGGCTGACGATCATCGGGCATCACGGGCACAACCCCGGCGACGACGGACCGTTCACGGACATGGCGCTCGACACGGACTATCCCGCCGCCGACGTCGTCCGCAACGGGCGGGCCATCTATCTGCCGAGCCCGCAGGAGTACCGGCGCCGCTTCCCCGCGACCTGGCCGATGGCACAGCGCTTCGAGCGCCAGTCATGGGCGTTCGTCCCCCTGATCGTGGCCGGGCGCACGATCGGCGCGTGGATGGCCGCGTTCAAGAACCCGGTCGCCTTCACCCCCGACGAGCGCTCGGTCCTGACCACGGTCGCCCGCATGCTGGCGCAGGCCCTGGCCAGGGCGGGCGAGGCGGAGAACGAGCGCGAGTTCTCGCTCGGGCTCCAGCGCTCCATGATGCCGACGCTCGGCCCCGAGATCCCCGGCATGACGGTGGCCGCGCGCTACGTGCCGACCGGTGGCGGACTCCAGGTCGGCGGCGACTGGTACGACATGATCCCGCTACCCGGCGGCGGCTCCCGCACGGACTGCGGCGGCGGCCGCTTCGCGCTGGTCATCGGCGACGTGCAGGGCCACGACGTGCGGGCCGCGGGCCTCATGGGACAGCTCAGGATCGCGCTGCGGGCGTACGCGAGCGAGGGCCACAGCCCCGACGCGGTCCTCTCGCGCGCCTCCCGCTTCCTGTACGGGATCACCGAGTCGTACGGGCTGCCCGAGCCCTCGGGCGACGGATACGAAGACCACGCGGCACACGCGGCCCACGCGGATCACACGGATTACGCGCCGCGCTTCGCGACCTGCCTCTACATCGAGGTGGACCCCGCCACCGGCACCCTCGACATCGCCCGGGCCGGCCACCCCGACCCGGTGATCCGCACCGCCGACGGCACCGCCCTGATCCGTCCGACGGCGGGCGGCCTGCCGCTCGGCATCGAGGCCGACTCCGACTACCCGACCACCCGGCTCGTCCTCGACCCGGACGAGACGATCATGATCTGCACGGACGGTCTGATCGAGACCGGCGGCCACGACATGGCGAGCGGCTGGACGCGGCTGCGCCCGGTCCTGGAGAAGCACACCGGTGACAGCCTTGAGCAGCTGGCCGACGAACTGGTCCAGGCCGTGCACGGACCCTCCTCGCACCACACCACGGGCCCGCTCGTGGACCGGCGCGAGGACGACATCGCGCTCCTCCTGCTGCGCCGCAACGACGTGTCCGCCGGGGCAGGGACCGCGCCGCCCGAGGTGGTCCGGCGCACCGCCCTGACCGTCGCCCAGGCGGAACCGCAGCAGATCGCGGGCGCGCGCGGGCAGCTGCGCGAGCTCCTGCACGACTGGTCGGACGACGAGCAGGTCGACTCGGCGGTCCTGATGATCTCCGAGATGATCACCAACGTCCTCGTCCACACCGACGGCGACGCGCTGCTGGTGGCGGAGGCGAGGGGTCCGCTCGGCAGCCGGCGCCTTCGCGTGGAGGTCGCCGACGCCAGCGACGAGCTCCCCCACCGCCGCCGCCCCGGCGAACTGGCGTCCAGCGGCCGGGGCCTGATCCTGATGGAGATGCTGGCGGACGCGTGGGGCGTGGACCCGCGCGGCGACGGCAAGTCGATCTGGTTCGAGCTCTACGAGCCGGCACCCGGCGCCCGCCCGGACGCGGCGCCCCCTTCCCCGGAGTAA
- the aspS gene encoding aspartate--tRNA ligase yields the protein MHRYRSHTCGQLRASDVGTDVRLSGWLHNRRDLGGILFIDLRDHYGITQLVARPGTPGAEALDKLSKETVVRVDGKVVSRGAENVNGELATGEIEIEVGEVEVLGTANPLPFTINAEDGVNEERRLEYRFLDLRRERMHRNIMLRSAVIAAIRSKMVALGFNEMATPILTATSPEGARDFVVPSRLNPGKFYALPQAPQQFKQLLMISGFDRYFQIAPCFRDEDARADRSPGEFYQLDVEMSFVEQEDVFQPIEKLMTELFEEFGGGRHVTSPFPRIPFRESMLKYGNDKPDLRAKLELVDITDVFEGSAFKAFAGKHVRALPVPDVAGQSRKFFDGLGEYAVSLGAQGLAWVRVGEDGSLSGPIAKFLTEENVKVLTERLGLVPGHAVFFGAGEFDEVSKIMSGVRVEAAKRAGHFEEGVFRFCWIVDFPMYEKDEETGKIDFSHNPFSMPQGGLEALETKDPLDVLGWQYDIVCNGVELSSGAIRNHEPEIMFKAFEVAGYDRETVEREFGGMLKAFRLGAPPHGGIAPGVDRIVMLLADEPNIRETIAFPLNGNAQDLMMGAPTELDESRLRELNIALRKPVADK from the coding sequence ATGCACCGGTACCGGTCCCACACCTGCGGCCAGCTCCGCGCCTCCGACGTCGGCACCGACGTCCGGCTCAGCGGCTGGCTGCACAATCGCCGAGACCTGGGCGGCATCCTCTTCATCGACCTGCGGGACCACTACGGCATCACGCAGCTGGTCGCCCGCCCCGGCACCCCCGGCGCCGAAGCCCTGGACAAGCTGTCCAAGGAGACCGTCGTCCGCGTCGACGGCAAGGTCGTCTCGCGCGGCGCCGAGAACGTCAACGGCGAGCTGGCGACCGGCGAGATCGAGATCGAGGTCGGCGAGGTCGAGGTGCTGGGCACCGCGAACCCGCTGCCGTTCACGATCAACGCCGAGGACGGCGTCAACGAGGAGCGCCGCCTGGAGTACCGCTTCCTCGACCTGCGCCGCGAGCGCATGCACCGCAACATCATGCTGCGCAGCGCCGTGATCGCCGCCATCCGCTCCAAGATGGTCGCGCTCGGCTTCAACGAGATGGCCACGCCCATCCTGACGGCGACCTCCCCCGAGGGCGCCCGCGACTTCGTCGTCCCCTCCCGCCTGAACCCCGGCAAGTTCTACGCGCTGCCGCAGGCCCCCCAGCAGTTCAAGCAGCTGCTGATGATCTCCGGCTTCGACCGGTACTTCCAGATCGCGCCCTGCTTCCGCGACGAGGACGCCCGCGCCGACCGCTCGCCGGGCGAGTTCTACCAGCTCGACGTCGAGATGAGCTTCGTCGAGCAGGAGGACGTCTTCCAGCCGATCGAAAAGCTCATGACCGAGCTCTTCGAGGAGTTCGGCGGCGGCCGCCACGTCACCTCGCCCTTCCCGCGCATCCCGTTCCGCGAGTCGATGCTGAAGTACGGCAACGACAAGCCCGACCTGCGCGCCAAGCTCGAACTCGTCGACATCACCGACGTGTTCGAGGGCTCGGCGTTCAAGGCGTTCGCCGGCAAGCACGTGCGCGCCCTGCCGGTGCCGGACGTGGCGGGCCAGTCCCGGAAGTTCTTCGACGGGCTCGGCGAGTACGCCGTCTCGCTCGGCGCGCAGGGCCTGGCCTGGGTGCGGGTCGGCGAGGACGGGTCGCTGTCCGGTCCGATCGCGAAGTTCCTCACCGAGGAGAACGTCAAGGTCCTCACCGAGCGCCTCGGCCTGGTCCCCGGGCACGCGGTGTTCTTCGGCGCGGGCGAGTTCGACGAGGTCTCCAAGATCATGTCGGGCGTACGTGTCGAGGCCGCCAAGCGCGCCGGCCACTTCGAGGAGGGCGTCTTCCGGTTCTGCTGGATCGTCGACTTCCCGATGTACGAGAAGGACGAGGAGACCGGCAAGATCGACTTCTCCCACAACCCGTTCTCCATGCCCCAGGGTGGCCTGGAGGCGCTGGAGACCAAGGACCCGCTGGACGTCCTGGGCTGGCAGTACGACATCGTCTGCAACGGCGTCGAGCTCTCCTCGGGCGCGATCCGCAACCACGAGCCCGAGATCATGTTCAAGGCGTTCGAGGTCGCGGGGTACGACCGGGAGACCGTGGAGCGCGAGTTCGGCGGCATGCTGAAGGCGTTCCGCCTCGGCGCCCCGCCGCACGGTGGCATCGCGCCGGGCGTCGACCGCATCGTGATGCTCCTCGCGGACGAGCCGAACATCCGGGAGACCATCGCGTTCCCGCTGAACGGCAACGCGCAGGACCTGATGATGGGCGCGCCGACCGAGCTGGACGAGTCCCGCCTGCGCGAGCTGAACATCGCGCTGCGCAAGCCGGTCGCAGACAAGTAG
- a CDS encoding SseB family protein, whose translation MYGYDQNPGAQQQYAPPQQQMQGGYGEQPLYPEPSPPSLADAVRAFTTGSLSAEDFQQIFSGARVYCPRGDNPGFLALHNTQQPVIPMFTSLKELRRYAGKESKYFVITGAEVIDLLPTGYGFVLDMEGDHRMVFDAKAVEQMVDFAMRRMYG comes from the coding sequence ATGTACGGCTACGACCAGAACCCGGGCGCGCAGCAGCAGTACGCCCCGCCGCAGCAGCAGATGCAGGGCGGATACGGGGAGCAGCCGCTGTACCCGGAGCCGTCGCCGCCCTCGCTCGCGGACGCCGTGCGGGCCTTCACCACCGGGTCGCTCTCCGCCGAGGACTTCCAGCAGATCTTCTCGGGGGCCCGGGTGTACTGCCCGCGCGGCGACAACCCGGGGTTCCTGGCGCTGCACAACACCCAGCAGCCGGTGATCCCGATGTTCACCTCGCTCAAGGAGCTGCGCCGGTACGCCGGCAAGGAGTCCAAGTACTTCGTGATCACCGGCGCCGAGGTGATCGACCTCCTCCCGACCGGGTACGGCTTCGTGCTGGACATGGAGGGCGACCACCGCATGGTCTTCGACGCGAAGGCCGTGGAGCAGATGGTCGACTTCGCGATGCGGCGGATGTACGGATAA
- a CDS encoding helix-turn-helix transcriptional regulator, protein MAVRKEIDGSAGVPEFYGKELRYQRERAGLTLEGLVEGSFYGVSYLSEIERGHRRMPPDLAKHVDVRLGTDGFFERCCEDVRRARQSGHAEYFADMVVMERGAQTIEEWAPMLVPGLLQTADYARVIVRSARPRATHEQVEEKVSARTARASLFEQGDSPEFWAIFDESVIRRRVLPPPQMADLLEHIIDVMHAARGVLQIVPEDAPVHPFMSGTARVATFPDAPPVTYMESMYSGQLIDCPGLVTQYRKSYDLLRAVALPPRDSLALLERAAEGYRKGGR, encoded by the coding sequence ATGGCTGTGCGCAAGGAGATTGACGGGTCGGCCGGTGTGCCGGAGTTCTACGGCAAGGAGTTGCGTTATCAGCGCGAGCGGGCCGGGCTCACCCTGGAGGGCCTGGTGGAGGGCAGCTTCTACGGGGTGAGCTACCTCAGCGAGATCGAGCGGGGCCATCGCCGGATGCCGCCGGACCTGGCCAAACATGTGGATGTGCGCCTCGGCACGGACGGCTTTTTCGAACGCTGCTGTGAAGACGTCCGGCGGGCCAGGCAGTCCGGGCATGCCGAGTACTTCGCCGACATGGTGGTGATGGAGCGAGGGGCGCAGACCATCGAGGAGTGGGCGCCCATGCTCGTGCCGGGCCTGTTGCAGACCGCGGATTACGCGCGGGTGATCGTGCGGTCGGCCAGGCCCCGGGCCACGCACGAGCAGGTCGAGGAGAAGGTGTCGGCCCGCACGGCACGGGCCTCGCTCTTCGAGCAGGGCGATTCCCCGGAGTTCTGGGCGATCTTCGACGAGTCCGTGATCCGGCGCCGTGTCCTGCCGCCCCCGCAGATGGCCGACCTGCTGGAGCACATCATCGACGTGATGCACGCGGCGCGCGGCGTTTTGCAGATCGTTCCGGAAGACGCGCCGGTTCACCCGTTCATGAGCGGGACAGCCAGGGTGGCGACCTTTCCGGACGCGCCCCCTGTGACCTACATGGAGTCCATGTACAGCGGTCAACTCATCGATTGCCCAGGGCTCGTGACGCAGTACCGCAAGTCCTACGACCTGCTCAGGGCTGTCGCGCTGCCCCCGCGAGACTCCCTTGCCCTCCTCGAAAGGGCGGCAGAAGGCTATCGGAAGGGTGGGCGGTGA
- a CDS encoding GNAT family N-acetyltransferase: protein MSTLSLSPLRFSTGEIAEVVDLYASNPEYCRAAGEYDPENVRADRVEADLREEAGTDGCDVLLARDAQGQLVGLLCLLDRHPTDGCPWIGLLLVHGSRHRKGIGRSLVGLVEDRFRGRHRNGVRVAVLENNPSALTFWSGLGWQEIDRRADKRHGRACVVMHKQLT from the coding sequence ATGTCCACGCTCTCTCTGTCTCCGCTTCGTTTCTCCACGGGAGAGATCGCCGAAGTGGTGGATCTCTACGCGAGCAACCCTGAGTACTGCCGCGCCGCCGGCGAGTACGACCCCGAGAACGTCCGGGCCGACCGGGTCGAAGCCGACCTGCGCGAGGAAGCCGGTACCGACGGCTGCGATGTACTGCTCGCCCGCGATGCACAGGGACAGCTCGTCGGGCTCCTGTGCCTGCTCGACCGCCACCCGACGGACGGCTGTCCGTGGATCGGGCTGCTGCTGGTGCACGGCAGCCGGCACCGTAAGGGCATCGGCCGGAGCCTGGTCGGCCTGGTCGAAGACCGGTTCCGTGGCAGACACCGCAACGGCGTCCGAGTCGCCGTCCTGGAGAACAATCCGTCGGCTCTGACCTTCTGGAGTGGCCTGGGCTGGCAGGAGATCGACCGTCGTGCCGACAAACGGCACGGACGCGCCTGCGTGGTCATGCACAAGCAACTGACGTGA
- a CDS encoding pirin family protein — MPAVTVENPLTLPRVTAPEGASARPVLAVTTAPQGFEGEGFPVRRAFAGINYKYLDPFIMMDQMGEVEYAPGEPKGTPWHPHRGFETVTYIIDGIFDHQDSNGGGGTITNGDTQWMTAGSGLLHIEAPPEALVMSGGLFHGLQLWVNLPARDKMMAPRYQDIRSGSVQLLTSPDGGALMRVIAGSLDGHDGPGITHTPITMVHATLAPGAQITLPWREDFNGLAYVLAGRGTVGAERRPVHTGQTAVFGEGGSLTVRADEKQDANTPDLEVVLLGGQPIREPMAHYGPFVMNTRDELEQAFEDFQKGRLGTIPAVHGMTEGGITA, encoded by the coding sequence ATGCCTGCTGTGACCGTCGAAAACCCGCTGACCCTGCCGCGCGTGACCGCGCCGGAGGGCGCCTCCGCGCGGCCCGTCCTCGCCGTGACCACCGCCCCGCAGGGGTTCGAGGGGGAGGGGTTCCCGGTGCGCCGCGCGTTCGCCGGGATCAACTACAAGTACCTCGACCCGTTCATCATGATGGACCAGATGGGCGAGGTGGAGTACGCGCCGGGCGAGCCCAAGGGCACCCCCTGGCACCCCCACCGCGGCTTCGAGACCGTCACCTACATCATCGACGGGATATTCGACCACCAGGACTCCAACGGCGGTGGCGGCACCATCACCAATGGTGACACCCAGTGGATGACGGCGGGCTCCGGCCTGCTGCACATCGAGGCGCCGCCGGAGGCGCTGGTCATGTCGGGCGGGCTCTTCCACGGGCTCCAGCTGTGGGTGAACCTGCCGGCCAGGGACAAGATGATGGCCCCGCGCTACCAGGACATCCGCAGCGGCTCGGTCCAGCTGCTGACCTCGCCGGACGGCGGCGCGCTGATGCGCGTCATCGCGGGTTCGCTGGACGGCCATGACGGCCCCGGCATCACGCACACCCCGATCACGATGGTCCACGCCACCCTCGCACCCGGCGCGCAGATCACGCTGCCGTGGCGGGAGGACTTCAACGGCCTGGCGTACGTGCTGGCCGGGCGCGGTACGGTCGGCGCCGAGCGGCGCCCCGTGCACACCGGGCAGACGGCGGTGTTCGGCGAGGGCGGCTCGCTGACCGTCCGCGCGGACGAGAAGCAGGACGCCAACACCCCCGACCTGGAGGTCGTGCTGCTCGGCGGGCAGCCGATCCGCGAGCCGATGGCGCACTACGGCCCGTTCGTGATGAACACCCGGGACGAGCTGGAGCAGGCCTTCGAGGACTTCCAGAAGGGCCGCCTGGGCACGATCCCGGCCGTCCACGGCATGACCGAGGGCGGGATCACGGCGTAA
- a CDS encoding acyl-CoA dehydrogenase: MGHYKSNLRDIEFNLFEVLGRDKLYGTGPFGEMDVDTAKSILEEIARLAENELADSFADADRNPPVFDPATNTAPVPESFKSSYKAFMDSEYWRLGLPEEIGGTVSPRSLIWAYAELLLGANPAVWMYSSGPAFAGILFEEGNEQQKKIAEIAVEKRWGSTMVLTEPDAGSDVGAGRTKAVQQDDGSWHIEGVKRFITSGEHDMEENILHYVLARPEGHGPGTKGLSLFLVPKFHFDWETGELGERNGVYATNVEHKMGLKASNTCEMTFGDQQPAKGWLIGDKHDGIRQMFMIIEFARMMVGTKAIATLSTGYLNALEYAKERVQGSDLSQFMDKTAPKVTITHHPDVRRSLMTQKAYAEGMRSLVLYTASIQDAIQVKEAAGEDAKALVGLNDLLLPIVKGYGSEKSYEKLSSESLQTFGGSGYLQEYPIEQYIRDAKIDTLYEGTTAIQGQDFFFRKIVRDQGASLNALSEEIKKFLAEQNGNEALGGSLDALAKAAVDLEAIVGTMITDLTATGEDVKNIYKVGLNTTRLLMASGDVVVGYLLLKGAAVAAEKLASGSVSAKDVAFYTGKVAAAKFFAANVLPGVGMARTLAETVDNSLMELDEAAF; encoded by the coding sequence ATGGGGCACTACAAGTCGAATCTCCGCGACATCGAGTTCAACCTCTTCGAGGTACTCGGACGCGACAAGCTGTACGGCACCGGCCCGTTCGGGGAGATGGACGTCGACACCGCCAAGTCGATCCTCGAGGAGATCGCCCGTCTCGCCGAGAACGAGCTGGCCGACTCCTTCGCGGACGCCGACCGCAACCCCCCGGTCTTCGACCCGGCCACGAACACCGCTCCGGTACCGGAGTCGTTCAAGAGCTCGTACAAGGCGTTCATGGACTCCGAGTACTGGCGCCTGGGCCTGCCCGAGGAGATCGGCGGCACCGTTTCGCCGCGCTCCCTGATCTGGGCGTACGCGGAGCTGCTGCTCGGCGCGAACCCGGCGGTCTGGATGTACTCCTCCGGCCCCGCGTTCGCCGGCATCCTCTTCGAGGAGGGCAACGAGCAGCAGAAGAAGATCGCCGAGATCGCGGTCGAGAAGCGCTGGGGCTCCACGATGGTCCTGACCGAGCCCGACGCGGGTTCGGACGTGGGCGCCGGCCGCACCAAGGCCGTCCAGCAGGACGACGGCTCCTGGCACATCGAGGGCGTGAAGCGCTTCATCACCTCCGGTGAGCACGACATGGAGGAGAACATCCTCCACTACGTCCTGGCGCGCCCCGAGGGCCACGGCCCCGGCACCAAGGGTCTCTCCCTCTTCCTGGTCCCGAAGTTCCACTTCGACTGGGAGACCGGCGAGCTGGGCGAGCGCAACGGCGTGTACGCGACGAACGTCGAACACAAGATGGGCCTGAAGGCGTCCAACACGTGCGAGATGACGTTCGGCGACCAGCAGCCCGCCAAGGGCTGGCTGATCGGTGACAAGCACGACGGCATCCGCCAGATGTTCATGATCATCGAGTTCGCCCGCATGATGGTCGGCACGAAGGCGATCGCGACGCTGTCGACGGGTTACCTGAACGCCCTTGAGTACGCCAAGGAGCGCGTCCAGGGCAGCGACCTCTCGCAGTTCATGGACAAGACCGCGCCGAAGGTGACGATCACTCACCACCCGGACGTGCGGCGCTCGTTGATGACGCAGAAGGCGTACGCGGAGGGCATGCGCTCGCTCGTGCTCTACACCGCCTCCATCCAGGACGCGATCCAGGTGAAGGAAGCGGCGGGCGAGGACGCGAAGGCGCTGGTTGGCCTGAACGACCTGCTGCTGCCGATCGTGAAGGGCTACGGCTCGGAGAAGTCGTACGAGAAGCTGTCGTCGGAGTCGCTTCAGACCTTCGGTGGCTCCGGGTACCTCCAGGAGTACCCGATCGAGCAGTACATCCGTGACGCGAAGATCGACACGCTGTACGAGGGCACGACGGCGATCCAGGGTCAGGACTTCTTCTTCCGGAAGATCGTCCGGGACCAGGGTGCGTCCCTGAACGCGCTCTCCGAGGAGATCAAGAAGTTCCTGGCGGAGCAGAACGGGAACGAGGCGCTGGGTGGGTCGCTCGACGCGCTCGCCAAGGCGGCGGTCGATCTCGAGGCGATCGTCGGGACGATGATCACGGACCTCACGGCGACGGGTGAGGACGTCAAGAACATCTACAAGGTGGGTCTGAACACGACCCGTCTGCTGATGGCGTCCGGTGACGTGGTCGTGGGCTACCTGCTCCTCAAGGGTGCGGCTGTGGCCGCCGAGAAGCTGGCCTCGGGGTCCGTCTCGGCGAAGGACGTCGCCTTCTACACCGGCAAGGTCGCCGCGGCGAAGTTCTTCGCGGCGAATGTGCTGCCGGGGGTGGGGATGGCCAGGACGCTGGCCGAGACGGTGGACAACTCGTTGATGGAGCTGGACGAGGCGGCGTTCTAG
- a CDS encoding DUF397 domain-containing protein: MPLGAARWRKSTYSNASSGDCVEVADNLPGVVPVRDTKVLGGPAIVIAAGAWTSFVAGVKEGIFEG; this comes from the coding sequence GTGCCTCTCGGGGCGGCCCGCTGGCGCAAGAGCACCTACAGCAACGCCAGCTCCGGCGACTGCGTAGAGGTCGCCGACAACCTCCCCGGCGTCGTCCCGGTCCGGGACACCAAGGTGCTGGGCGGCCCAGCCATAGTCATCGCGGCCGGGGCCTGGACGTCCTTTGTCGCCGGGGTGAAGGAAGGCATCTTCGAGGGCTGA